Part of the Streptomyces sp. f51 genome is shown below.
CGCCTGGTGCGGGGTCTCCCCCGGGTCCAGTCCGCCGCCGGGCAACGCCCAGTGGACGCCGACCTCCTCGTTGTCGTACCGGAACATGAAGACGGCGCCGTCCGGGTCCAGCACCGCGACTCTGGCTGCCTGTCTGGGTATCCGCATCGGCTCAGCGTGGCAGAGAGATCTGGATCACCGCCACCGAGAGGTCAAGGTCACAGGCTCGGCCTCTGCTGTCGCCCTAGTGCTCTGACCTAGCATCCGAGCATGACAGTCCTGCCCAACGACGGGCTCGCGCTGGCCGCCGAGTTCCCTTCCGCGACCCATGACCAGTGGCAACTCCTGGTAGAAGGCGTGCTGCGCAAATCGGGCAAGGAGGCCTCGGGCCCGGCAGCCGAGGACGCCCTGTCCACGCGGCTCGAGGACGGGCTCACCACCAGGCCCCTCTACACCGCGCGCGACACGGCCGCCGACGCCGGTTTCCCCGGCTTCGCCCCCTTCGTCCGGGGCGGCAGGCCCGAGGGCAACACGGCGGGCGGCTGGGACGTACGGCAGCGGCACACGGCGGCGGACAACGCCCTGGTCCTCGGCGACCTGGAGAACGGCGTCACCTCGCTGTGGCTCACGGTCGGCGCGGGCGGCATCCCGGTCACCTCGCTCGACGCGGTCCTGGACGGGGTGTACCTCGACCTGGCGCCCGTCGTCCTGGACGCGGGAGCCGACGTCGAAGCGGCGGCCGAGGAGTTGCTGCGGCTGTACGCGGCGCGCGGTGTCGCGGCGGATGCCGCGCGCGGCAACCTCGGCGCGGACCCGCTCGGCCACGAGGCACGCACGGGCGTGGCCACGGACCTCGACACGGTCGTCCCGCTCGCGCTGCGCTGCGCCCGCGAGTACCCGGGACTGCGGGCGCTGACCGTCGACGCGCTCCCGTACCACGAGGCCGGCGGCTCGGCCGCGCAGGAGCTGGGGGCCTCGCTGGCGACCGGTGTCGCCTATCTGCGCGAGCTGACCGAAGCGGGCCTGTCCGTCGAACAGGCCTGCGCCCAGCTGGAGTTCCGGTACGCGGCGACCGCCGACCAGTTCCTGACGATCGCCAAGCTGCGCGCGGCGCGCCGGCTGTGGGCGCGGGTCGCCGAGGTGTGCGGGGCGCCCGCCGCGGGTGCGCAGACGCAGCACGCCGTGACCTCGCCGGTGATGATGTCGCGCCGTGACCCGTGGGTGAACATGCTGCGCGCGACCATCGCGACGCTCGCGGCCGGTGTGGGCGGCGCCGACTCCGTCACCGTCCTGCCCTTCGACCACGCGCTCGGTCTGCCGGACGCGTTCGCGCGGCGCATCGCCCGCAACACCTCGACGATCCTCATCGAGGAGTCGCACCTGTCCCGGGTGATCGACCCGGCGGGCGGCTCCTGGTACGTGGAGAAGCTGACCGACGAACTCGCCCACGCGGGCTGGGAGTTCTTCCAGGGCATCGAGCGGGACGGCGGCCAGGCCGCGGTGCTGCGCTCGGGCCGGCTGGCGCGCGACCTGGCGGACACCTGGGCGGCCCGTTCGGTGAAGCTCGCCAAGCGGCGCGAACCCATCACCGGGGTCAGCGAGTTCCCGCATCTGGCGGAGCGTCCGGTGGAGCGCGCGCCCGCTCCCGAGGCGCCGTCCGGCGGTCTGCCGCGGGTGCGCCGCGACGAGGCGTACGAGGAGCTGCGGGCCCGCTCCGACGCGCATCTCGCCGCCACCGGGGCCCGTCCCCGGATCTATCTGGCCACGATCGGACCCGCCGCCGCGCACACCGCGCGCAGCACCTTCGTGGCGAACCTGTTCCAGGCCGGCGGCATCGAGCCGGTCACGGAGGGCTCGTTCGCGGACAGCGGCGCCACCGAGGCGGTCCTGTGCTCCAGCGACGCGCTGTACGAGGAGCAGGCCGCGAGCACGGCCGAGGCCCTCGCCGCGGCCGGGGCCCGGCACGTCTTCCTGGCTGGCCGCCCCGCGGACCACGCCGGGGTCGACTCCTACGTCTTCGCGGGCTGCGACGCCGTCGCCGTCCTCTCCGCCACCCTCGACCGCATGGGAGTGTCCTCCTGATGGGAATCCCCGACTTCTCCGGGATCGACCTGGGGACCCCCACCGCCGAGGGCGGCGCCGACGAGTGGAAGGCCGCCGCGGGCAAGGCCACGGGCGCCGGTGACACGTTCTGGGAGACCCCGGAGGGCATCGCGGTCAAGCCGCTGTACACCGGCCGTGACGTGGAGGGCCTGGACTTCCTGGAGACCTACCCGGGCGTGGCGCCGTACCTGCGCGGTCCGTACCCGACGATGTACGTCAACCAGCCCTGGACGATCCGCCAGTACGCGGGCTTCTCCACGGCCGAGGAGTCCAACGCCTTCTACCGCCGCAACCTCGCCGCGGGCCAGAAGGGTCTGTCGATCGCCTTCGACCTGCCCACGCACCGCGGTTACGACAGCGACCACCCCCGGGTGACGGGCGACGTCGGCATGGCGGGCGTGGCCATCGACTCCATCTACGACATGCGGCAGCTCTTCGACGGCATCCCGCTGGACAAGATGACCGTGTCGATGACGATGAACGGCGCGGTGCTGCCCGTCCTCGCGCTGTACATCGTGGCGGCGGAGGAGCAGGGCGTACCGCCCGAGAAGCTGGCCGGAACCATTCAGAACGACATTCTGAAGGAGTTCATGGTCCGCAACACCTACATCTACCCGCCGAAGCCATCGATGCGGATCATCTCCGACATCTTCGCGTACACCTCGCAGCGGATGCCGCGCTACAACTCCATCTCCATCTCCGGGTACCACATCCAGGAGGCGGGCGCGACGGCCGACCTGGAGCTGGCGTACACCCTCGCGGACGGTGTGGAGTACATCCGGGCGGGGCGCGAGGCGGGCCTGGACGTGGACGCGTTCGCGCCGCGGCTCTCGTTCTTCTGGGCGATCGGCATGAACTTCTTCATGGAGATCGCCAAGATGCGGGCGGCGCGCCTGCTGTGGGCCAAGATGGTCCGCCAGTTCGACCCGAAGAACTCCAAGTCCCTCTCCCTGCGGACCCATTCGCAGACGTCGGGCTGGTCGCTGACCGCGCAGGACGTGTTCAACAACGTCACGCGTACGTGTGTGGAGGCCATGGCCGCGACCCAGGGGCACACCCAGTCGCTGCACACCAACGCCCTCGACGAGGCGCTGGCCCTGCCCACCGACTTCTCCGCGAGGATCGCCCGCAACACGCAGCTGCTGATCCAGCAGGAGTCCGGCACGACCCGGGTCATCGACCCGTGGGGCGGCAGCGCGTACATCGAGAAGCTGACCTACGACCTCGCCCGGCGTGCCTGGCAGCACATCGAGGAGGTCGAGGCGGCGGGCGGCATGGCGCAGGCCATCGACGCCGGTATCCCCAAGCTGCGCATCGAGGAGGCGGCGGCCCGCACCCAGGCCCGCATCGACTCGGGGCGCCAGCCGGTCATCGGCGTCAACAAGTACCGCGTGGAGACCGACGAGCAGATCGACGTCCTCAAGGTCGACAACTCCTCCGTGCGCACGCAGCAGATCGAGAAGCTGCGCCGGCTGCGGGCCGAGCGCGACGGCCGGGCGGTCCAGGAGGCGCTGGAGGACCTGACGCGGGCGGCGGCCGGTGAGGGCAACCTGCTGGAGCTGGCGGTGCGCGCGGCCCGCGCGAAGGCCACCGTCGGCGAGATCTCCGACGCGCTGGAGAAGGTGTACGGGCGGCACGCGGGCCAGATCCGTACGATCTCCGGGGTGTACCGCAACGAGGCAGGGGAGTCCCCGTCCGTGGACCGTACCCGCACGCTGGTGGACGCGTTCGAGGAGGCCGAGGGCCGGCGCCCGCGCATCCTGGTCGCCAAGATGGGCCAGGACGGTCACGACCGCGGCCAGAAGGTGATCGCGACGGCCTTCGCCGACCTCGGTTTCGACGTCGACGTCGGCCCGCTGTTCCAGACGCCGGGCGAGGTGGCCCGGCAGGCGGTCGAGGCGGACGTGCACATCGTGGGCGTCTCGTCGCTGGCCGCCGGACACCTCACCCTCGTACCGGCGCTGCGCGAGGAGCTGGCGGCCGAGGGGCGTGAGGACATCATGATCGTGGTCGGCGGGGTGATCCCGCCGCAGGACGTGCCGACGCTGCTGGAGATGGGCGCCGCGGCGGTCTTCCCGCCCGGGACGGTGATCCCGGACGCGGCGTACGACCTCGTCCAGCGGCTCTCTGCCGACCTCGGGCACGACCTGTGATCGAACTCGACACCTATGTCAAGGGTGTGCTCGACGGGAAGCGGGCGCTCGTCGCCCGCGCCATCACGCTCGTCGAGTCCACCCGGCCCCAGCACCGGGCGCTGGCACAGGAGTTGCTGACCGAGCTGCTCCCGTACAGCGGTCAGGCGCGGCGGATCGGTGTCAGCGGGGTGCCGGGTGTCGGCAAGTCGACGTTCATCGACGCGTTCGGCACGATGCTGACCTCGCTCGGACACCGGGTCGCGGTGCTCGCCGTCGACCCGTCCTCCAGCCGTACGGGCGGCTCGATCCTCGGCGACAAGACGCGGATGGAGCGGCTCGCCGTGGACCCGGCCGCGTTCATCCGGCCCTCCCCCACGGCCGGGACGCTCGGCGGGGTGGCGAAGGCGACCCGCGAGTCGATCGTGGTGATGGAGGCGGCCGGCTACGACGTGGTGCTGGTGGAGACGGTCGGCGTCGGACAGTCCGAGACCGCGGTCGCCAACATGGTCGACTCCTTCCTGCTGTTGACGCTGGCCCGTACCGGGGACCAGTTGCAGGGCATCAAGAAGGGTGTCCTGGAGCTGGCGGACGTGATCGCCGTCAACAAGGCGGACGGCCCGCACCAGCGGGACGCGCAGTCCGCCGCCCGTGAACTGGCGGGCGCGCTGCGGCTGATGCACGGCAAGGACGCCGTCTGGACGCCGCCGGTGCTCAGTTGCAGCGCCCGGGAGGCGGCAGGTCTCGACACCGTCTGGGACCGGCTTGAGCAGCACCGGAAGCTGCTCGACTCGACCGGCGCGCTCGCCGGGAAGCGGCGCGACCAGCAGGTGGACTGGACCTGGACCATGGTCCGGGACGAGCTCCTGGGCCGTCTGCACGCCGATCGGGCGGTACGGGCCGTCGCTCCCGATCTCGAACGGCAGGTCCGCGAGGGCGGGTTGACGGCGACGCTCGCGGCGGAGCGGATTCTGAAGGTCTTCGGCGGCGAGAGCCGCTGACTCGAACGGCGGTGGCGGGGCAGGTCGGAGCCCGGCCACCGCTCGGACCCGCGGTCGCGGGCCGGACACCGCACCCGTGCTCCGGCCCCGCCCGCCGCGGCGCCGGGTGACCGCTCGAACGGTCCCCGAAGCGGCCGCGGCCGCCGGGCGCACCGCACCTCATGAACACGGGCCGCCCGGCCGCCGTACACAGGAGCACCGGAAACCTTCCGGTGCTCCCACTCTTTGGCCCTCAGGCGTCTCGCCCCCGGGCCTTCGAGCCGGACGGTCGTTGCTATCGGGCGAGGTGCAGACGGTGCCGAGAACCAGAGTGGGATCAGCACGGGCGCGGTACGTCAATACGTATGCCGCGCGTGTTCAGGACGCGTTCAGGTTGACCTTGTCAAGGTTCGACAGAGATCAAATCCCCCACACACCGCAGGAGCACCCTTTTGATGACGCAGTCCGTGATGAAGAAGCTGCCCGAGGTGACTCTGGCCTTCTGGATCATGAAGATCGCCGCGACGACCCTGGGTGAGACGGCGGGTGACCTGTTCGCCCAGACCCTCAAGCTCGGCTACTTCGTGACCACGATCATCCTGTTCCTGCTGTTCGTCGTGACACTGGTCGTCCAGCTCAGGTCCCGCCGGTACAACCCGTTCTTCTACTGGACCGTGATCCTGTCGACCAGCATGGCCGGCACCACGATGTCCGACTTCATGAACCGCGACGCCAGCGCCAAGTACCTCTCGGGCGGCGCCACTTCGCTCGGCTGGGGCCCGCAGGGGCTCGGTCTGGGCTACCCCGAGGGCGCGGCCATCCTGATCTCGCTCCTCCTGGCGATCTTCCTCGCCTGGAAACTGAGCGGGATGACCTTCCAGATCCGGGACATCGTCACCTTCCGCGGCGAGGCCCTGTTCTGGTCGGCGATCCTCGTCTCCAACACCCTCGGCACGTCGATGGGCGACTTCCTCTCCGACAGCTCCGGCCTCGGCTATCTGGGCGGGGCGCTGCTCGTCACGGGGCTGCTGGCGGTGCTCGTCGCGCTGATGAGGGTTCCGTCGGTGTCGAACGTCCTGCTGTTCTGGATCGCGTTCGTCCTCACCCGCCCGCTCGGCGCGACGGCCGGCGACTTCCTCACCAAGCCGCTCGCCAAGGGCGGACTCGACCTCGGCACCGCGGGCTCGTCGGCCGTGCTGCTCGTCGTCCTGTTCGGCCTCATGGCCTACGCGCAGGTCCAGGAGCGCCGGGGTGCCGAGCCCGGTCCGGAGGCGGAGGCGGTCCGGCAGGAGGCCGGCAGCCGGTGAGACCGGCCTCGGGCCCGTCTCCGCGGGCATGACGTGAAAGAGCCCCTCGGACGGTTCCGAGGGGCTCTCTCACGTACTGGAGGACTCAGCCCGCAGTCGGAACCGTTCGCCCGGAGGCGACGGCCGCGGGCTTGGGGTTGAGCATGCGTTCGGCCAACTCGCCGAAGACCAGGCCGAATCCGGCCCACAGGACGGTCTGGATGGCCAGGGCGGAGAGCCTGAACCGCCACAGCAGGGTGGCCGGGAAGTCCTTCGGCACCTCGTTGATGACGGGCAGGAACGCGTAGGCCAGGCCGATCGCGACGGCGAAGGCGGCGACCGCGGTGACGGTGGCGTACCAGGTGCCGAGGCTCGGGGCGAGGCGCTTGCCGAGGATGGTGGCACCCACCGCGAGGAGCACGCTGAGGACCATCATCAGGAAGTACAGGGCGGTCCGCTTGCCGATGGTGTCGGGGTCGCCCACCGACGGCGGGTTGGCCGGGTACTTCAGGAACGGCACGACGTACACGGCCAGGAGCGCGGTCCCCGACAGCAGGAGCGCGGTCGCGCGCGGGCCGAAGCGGCCCACGCGGCCGAGCGCGAAGCAGTAGGCGAGGGCCGCGATGCCGCCGAAGGAGACGCCGTAGACGAGGACGCCGGTGGCGAGACCCGCGGTGGACTGGAGGCTGCGGGAGACGAGTTCGACCTCGTGCCCGTGTGCGTGGGAGTGGGCCTCCTCGAAGCCGATGGCGCTGTCGACGGTCGGTTCACCGAGCAAGTAGGCGACGACCAGGGCGAGTACACCGGCCGCCAGGCCGGCGAGCATGCCGCGCACGAGCAGGTTTCTTACCGTTGCGGAGTTCATGATGAGCGCTCTCCCTCGCGTCAGTGGCAGGGGAAGCCGAGCAGGTGGCGGGCGTCGTGGACCCACTCGTGGACGT
Proteins encoded:
- a CDS encoding methylmalonyl-CoA mutase family protein, whose translation is MTVLPNDGLALAAEFPSATHDQWQLLVEGVLRKSGKEASGPAAEDALSTRLEDGLTTRPLYTARDTAADAGFPGFAPFVRGGRPEGNTAGGWDVRQRHTAADNALVLGDLENGVTSLWLTVGAGGIPVTSLDAVLDGVYLDLAPVVLDAGADVEAAAEELLRLYAARGVAADAARGNLGADPLGHEARTGVATDLDTVVPLALRCAREYPGLRALTVDALPYHEAGGSAAQELGASLATGVAYLRELTEAGLSVEQACAQLEFRYAATADQFLTIAKLRAARRLWARVAEVCGAPAAGAQTQHAVTSPVMMSRRDPWVNMLRATIATLAAGVGGADSVTVLPFDHALGLPDAFARRIARNTSTILIEESHLSRVIDPAGGSWYVEKLTDELAHAGWEFFQGIERDGGQAAVLRSGRLARDLADTWAARSVKLAKRREPITGVSEFPHLAERPVERAPAPEAPSGGLPRVRRDEAYEELRARSDAHLAATGARPRIYLATIGPAAAHTARSTFVANLFQAGGIEPVTEGSFADSGATEAVLCSSDALYEEQAASTAEALAAAGARHVFLAGRPADHAGVDSYVFAGCDAVAVLSATLDRMGVSS
- the scpA gene encoding methylmalonyl-CoA mutase yields the protein MGIPDFSGIDLGTPTAEGGADEWKAAAGKATGAGDTFWETPEGIAVKPLYTGRDVEGLDFLETYPGVAPYLRGPYPTMYVNQPWTIRQYAGFSTAEESNAFYRRNLAAGQKGLSIAFDLPTHRGYDSDHPRVTGDVGMAGVAIDSIYDMRQLFDGIPLDKMTVSMTMNGAVLPVLALYIVAAEEQGVPPEKLAGTIQNDILKEFMVRNTYIYPPKPSMRIISDIFAYTSQRMPRYNSISISGYHIQEAGATADLELAYTLADGVEYIRAGREAGLDVDAFAPRLSFFWAIGMNFFMEIAKMRAARLLWAKMVRQFDPKNSKSLSLRTHSQTSGWSLTAQDVFNNVTRTCVEAMAATQGHTQSLHTNALDEALALPTDFSARIARNTQLLIQQESGTTRVIDPWGGSAYIEKLTYDLARRAWQHIEEVEAAGGMAQAIDAGIPKLRIEEAAARTQARIDSGRQPVIGVNKYRVETDEQIDVLKVDNSSVRTQQIEKLRRLRAERDGRAVQEALEDLTRAAAGEGNLLELAVRAARAKATVGEISDALEKVYGRHAGQIRTISGVYRNEAGESPSVDRTRTLVDAFEEAEGRRPRILVAKMGQDGHDRGQKVIATAFADLGFDVDVGPLFQTPGEVARQAVEADVHIVGVSSLAAGHLTLVPALREELAAEGREDIMIVVGGVIPPQDVPTLLEMGAAAVFPPGTVIPDAAYDLVQRLSADLGHDL
- the meaB gene encoding methylmalonyl Co-A mutase-associated GTPase MeaB codes for the protein MIELDTYVKGVLDGKRALVARAITLVESTRPQHRALAQELLTELLPYSGQARRIGVSGVPGVGKSTFIDAFGTMLTSLGHRVAVLAVDPSSSRTGGSILGDKTRMERLAVDPAAFIRPSPTAGTLGGVAKATRESIVVMEAAGYDVVLVETVGVGQSETAVANMVDSFLLLTLARTGDQLQGIKKGVLELADVIAVNKADGPHQRDAQSAARELAGALRLMHGKDAVWTPPVLSCSAREAAGLDTVWDRLEQHRKLLDSTGALAGKRRDQQVDWTWTMVRDELLGRLHADRAVRAVAPDLERQVREGGLTATLAAERILKVFGGESR
- a CDS encoding CbtA family protein, translated to MNSATVRNLLVRGMLAGLAAGVLALVVAYLLGEPTVDSAIGFEEAHSHAHGHEVELVSRSLQSTAGLATGVLVYGVSFGGIAALAYCFALGRVGRFGPRATALLLSGTALLAVYVVPFLKYPANPPSVGDPDTIGKRTALYFLMMVLSVLLAVGATILGKRLAPSLGTWYATVTAVAAFAVAIGLAYAFLPVINEVPKDFPATLLWRFRLSALAIQTVLWAGFGLVFGELAERMLNPKPAAVASGRTVPTAG